From Bacillota bacterium:
TTTCTTTTTTCTGCCTTAGCCTTTGTTTTTGCCGTTCCGCCTGGGCGGGGTCTTTCCACGCGATGCAGCCGTCCAGATGTTCCAGGAGATGAAGCCGGGCGGTCTTGAATTCGTCGCCGATAAGGCCCAGCCGCAGAAGCCAGGTGCGGAAGGTATATTTTTCATTGGTGCTTTGGGTTTTGATGCGGCTGGCGCACCTCTGTGTCAGTGCCTGATGGCTGATGGCAAGGCAGAGCTGGATGTATGCCTTGATCTTTCCGGCATGGGTGGTGCCGTTGAACAGCCTGAATTCAATCGTACCCTTCTGGAACACGCTGTGGAGGTTCAAACAGTGGTAGCGGCTGTTGTGGTAATGCTCATGCCTGCCGTCATTACTGTTGTACCAGATCCGGCTGACCTGCTCCAGGGTTTTCGGCTTCTTGCGATTGAGTTCCTCCAAAAAGCTCTGCTCCACCTTTTTGCAGTAGCGGCGTTCCCGTGCCACGCTCACCTGCAGCGCCTTGTAGATCAAGTCCTCTTTGCTGGCCATGATGTTGGTGATGTTGCGCAGGGTGTTGGCGTTGTGGGGCGAAGCGTCCACGTGGACATGGATGCCGCAGCTTGCGTTGGCGATGGCTCCGGCGGCGCGGAGCTGGCGGACGATTTCCTGTATGGTTTCGATATCCTCATACCTGCAGATGGGGCTGACCAGTTCCACGCTGTAGGTGCTGTCGGCCGGAACAATCCGCCGCCCTTCTTTTTTTTCTGTAGTAATGCTGCCGTCGCTCATGACCTTCCACCGGCGGCTTTGGCCGTCCAGGACGGAATAGATGCCGTAATAGCCCCCGTCATGGGAAACCGGCGTGCCGAAGTATTCCGCCAGGACCTGGGCGGCGCGCAGGCGGGACAGTCCTGTCAATTCGATTTCGATGCCGAAGCGCTGTTCTTTCATCTCCAAAATCCTTCACCCCCTCGCTACGGCATTCGCATCCCGCCCATGCTTTTTTTGATCTCTATATTTCTCATCATCTGCCGCCCGCCTTTCCAAAGAGCCTTGCCTTGTGTTCCGGCGCGGTCACCATGAGGTTGTACCGCTCGTTGCCGCATTTGTAGAGGCACACGCCGCGCTGCGGATAGCGGATCAGGTTGTACTCGCTCTGCTCCAATTGAAGGTTTTCGATATAGAATTTGGCGTCGATGTTGCCCGCGTTGAACAGGAACTGGTGCGTAGGTATGGAG
This genomic window contains:
- a CDS encoding amidoligase family protein yields the protein MEMKEQRFGIEIELTGLSRLRAAQVLAEYFGTPVSHDGGYYGIYSVLDGQSRRWKVMSDGSITTEKKEGRRIVPADSTYSVELVSPICRYEDIETIQEIVRQLRAAGAIANASCGIHVHVDASPHNANTLRNITNIMASKEDLIYKALQVSVARERRYCKKVEQSFLEELNRKKPKTLEQVSRIWYNSNDGRHEHYHNSRYHCLNLHSVFQKGTIEFRLFNGTTHAGKIKAYIQLCLAISHQALTQRCASRIKTQSTNEKYTFRTWLLRLGLIGDEFKTARLHLLEHLDGCIAWKDPAQAERQKQRLRQKKE